In Desulfobacteraceae bacterium, one genomic interval encodes:
- the scpA gene encoding methylmalonyl-CoA mutase, whose protein sequence is MAAHPDLQKWIDLASKQMKGKPLESLNWDTPEGIRVKPLYTAEDLEGMEHVNTLPGIAPYVRGPMATMYTGRPWTIRQYAGFSTAKESNAFYRRNLAAGQKGLSVAFDLATHRGYDSDHPRVVGDIGKAGVAIDSIEDMKILFDQIPLDQMSVSMTMNGAVLPIMAGYIVAAEEQGVAQAQLTGTIQNDILKEYLTRNTYIYPPEPSMRIVSDIIAYCSENMPRFNTVSISGYHMMEAGANSVLQTAFTLADGIEYVRAALAAGLDIDTFAPRLSFFFGVGMNFFMEIAMLRAARFLWHDLMRQFNPKNPKSSMLRTHVQTSGWSLTQQDPYNNIIRTTLEALSAVLGGTQSLHTNSFDEAVGLPTDFSARIARNTQLVIQEESQVCHVVDPLGGSYYVEALTDGIIREARKIIAEVEELGGMAKAIETGMPKMRIEESAARKQARIDQGLDVIVGVNKYKIDQETPMEVLEVPASVREEQVARLKEIRGRRDAAAVAQALEAVTRAAEGGDNLLAACITAVRARATVGEISDAMEKVFGRFVATTQSISGVYAAEYGDSEIFAALRKRTDEFKQQRGRRPRILVTKMGQDGHDRGIKVIATAFADLGFDVDISPMFQTPREAAKMAVENDVHVVGVSSLAAGHKTLVPQLIAELKQAGGEDIAVVVGGVIPPGDYDFLYQAGAACVFGPGTVVTDAANKVLNVVEKKA, encoded by the coding sequence ATGGCAGCACACCCCGACCTGCAAAAGTGGATCGATCTGGCATCCAAACAGATGAAAGGCAAACCCCTGGAGAGCCTGAACTGGGACACCCCCGAGGGCATCCGCGTCAAGCCGCTTTACACCGCCGAAGACCTCGAGGGCATGGAACACGTCAACACCCTGCCGGGGATCGCCCCCTACGTCCGCGGCCCGATGGCCACCATGTACACCGGGCGCCCCTGGACCATCCGCCAGTACGCCGGCTTTTCCACCGCCAAGGAATCCAACGCCTTCTACCGCCGCAACCTGGCCGCCGGCCAGAAGGGGCTCTCGGTGGCCTTCGACCTGGCCACCCACCGGGGCTATGATTCCGACCACCCGCGGGTGGTCGGCGACATCGGCAAGGCCGGCGTCGCCATCGATTCCATTGAGGACATGAAGATCCTCTTCGACCAGATCCCGCTGGACCAGATGTCGGTCTCCATGACCATGAACGGCGCGGTGCTGCCCATCATGGCCGGCTACATCGTGGCCGCCGAGGAGCAGGGGGTCGCCCAGGCGCAGCTCACCGGCACGATCCAGAACGACATTTTGAAGGAGTACCTCACCCGCAACACCTACATCTACCCGCCGGAGCCCTCCATGCGGATCGTCTCCGACATCATCGCCTACTGCTCGGAGAACATGCCGCGCTTCAACACCGTCAGCATCAGCGGCTACCACATGATGGAGGCCGGCGCCAACTCGGTCCTCCAGACCGCCTTCACCCTGGCCGACGGGATCGAATACGTGCGGGCGGCGCTGGCCGCCGGCCTGGACATCGACACCTTCGCCCCAAGGCTGTCCTTCTTCTTCGGGGTCGGCATGAACTTCTTCATGGAAATCGCCATGCTGCGGGCGGCGCGCTTTCTCTGGCACGACCTGATGCGGCAGTTCAACCCCAAGAACCCCAAATCCTCCATGCTGCGCACCCACGTCCAGACCTCGGGCTGGAGCCTCACCCAACAGGATCCCTACAACAACATCATCCGCACCACCCTGGAGGCCCTCTCGGCGGTCCTGGGCGGCACCCAGTCGCTGCACACCAACTCCTTCGACGAGGCCGTCGGTCTGCCCACCGACTTCTCCGCCCGCATCGCCCGCAACACCCAGCTGGTCATCCAGGAGGAATCCCAGGTCTGCCACGTGGTCGACCCCCTGGGCGGTTCCTACTACGTGGAGGCCCTGACCGACGGGATCATCCGCGAGGCCCGCAAGATCATTGCCGAGGTCGAGGAACTGGGCGGCATGGCCAAGGCCATCGAAACCGGTATGCCCAAAATGCGGATCGAGGAGTCGGCAGCCCGCAAACAGGCGCGCATCGACCAGGGGCTCGACGTGATTGTGGGGGTCAACAAGTACAAGATCGACCAGGAAACCCCCATGGAGGTTCTGGAGGTGCCCGCCAGCGTGCGCGAGGAGCAGGTCGCGCGCCTGAAGGAAATCCGCGGCCGGCGCGACGCCGCAGCGGTCGCCCAAGCCCTTGAGGCCGTCACCCGCGCGGCCGAAGGCGGCGACAACCTGCTGGCCGCCTGCATCACGGCGGTGCGCGCGCGCGCCACGGTAGGGGAGATCTCGGATGCCATGGAGAAGGTCTTCGGGCGCTTTGTCGCCACCACCCAGAGCATTTCGGGGGTCTACGCCGCAGAGTACGGCGACAGCGAGATCTTTGCCGCCCTGCGCAAGCGCACCGACGAGTTCAAGCAGCAGCGGGGCCGCCGGCCGCGCATCCTGGTCACCAAGATGGGCCAGGACGGCCACGACCGGGGGATCAAGGTGATCGCCACGGCCTTCGCCGACCTGGGCTTCGACGTCGACATCAGCCCCATGTTCCAGACCCCCAGGGAAGCGGCCAAAATGGCGGTGGAAAACGACGTCCACGTGGTGGGGGTCTCCAGCCTGGCCGCCGGCCACAAGACCCTGGTGCCGCAGCTGATCGCGGAGCTCAAGCAGGCCGGCGGCGAGGACATCGCGGTGGTGGTCGGCGGGGTCATTCCGCCGGGCGACTACGATTTTCTCTACCAGGCCGGCGCGGCCTGCGTGTTCGGCCCCGGTACGGTGGTGACCGACGCCGCCAACAAGGTCCTGAACGTCGTCGAAAAGAAGGCCTGA
- the meaB gene encoding methylmalonyl Co-A mutase-associated GTPase MeaB codes for MLSAEAEDYVKGVLERNQRILAKTITLVESVLPSRQQLAREIVEHLLPRRCKAVRVGITGVPGVGKSTFIESLGMYLVGRGHRLAVLAVDPSSARSGGSILADKTRMERLSAEENAFIRPSPSGGTLGGVASRTRETMVVCEAAGFDVIIVETVGVGQSETAVASMVDFFLVLMLAGAGDELQGIKKGILELADAIAINKADGDNLEKARRARREYENALHYLSPASPHWNPPVLTCSALNTVGIEEVWSTVMAHHRKLEAVGELQAKRRQQSLAWMWTLLEEGLKERFHQHPAVQRRLPEVIAAVQRGECAPTRAASDLLFLLDKDSDI; via the coding sequence ATGCTATCCGCCGAAGCCGAAGACTACGTCAAAGGGGTCCTGGAGCGCAACCAGCGCATCCTCGCCAAGACCATCACCCTGGTGGAAAGCGTCCTGCCGAGCCGCCAGCAGCTGGCCCGCGAGATCGTCGAGCACCTTCTGCCCCGGCGCTGCAAGGCGGTGCGGGTGGGCATCACGGGGGTGCCCGGAGTGGGCAAGAGCACCTTCATCGAGAGTCTCGGCATGTATCTGGTGGGCCGGGGCCACCGCTTGGCGGTTCTGGCGGTGGACCCCAGCAGCGCGCGCAGCGGCGGCAGCATCCTGGCGGACAAGACCCGCATGGAGCGCCTCTCGGCCGAGGAGAACGCCTTTATCCGGCCCTCGCCCTCGGGGGGCACCCTGGGCGGGGTGGCCAGCCGGACGCGCGAGACCATGGTGGTCTGCGAAGCCGCGGGCTTTGATGTCATCATCGTCGAAACCGTGGGGGTCGGACAGTCGGAAACGGCGGTGGCCTCCATGGTCGACTTTTTCCTGGTCCTGATGCTGGCCGGCGCCGGCGACGAGCTCCAGGGGATCAAGAAGGGCATCTTGGAGCTGGCCGATGCCATCGCCATCAACAAGGCCGACGGCGACAACCTCGAAAAGGCGCGGCGGGCCCGCCGGGAGTATGAAAACGCCCTGCACTACCTCAGCCCGGCCTCTCCCCACTGGAACCCGCCGGTGCTGACCTGCAGCGCCCTGAACACCGTCGGCATCGAGGAGGTCTGGTCGACCGTGATGGCGCATCACCGCAAACTGGAGGCCGTCGGCGAACTGCAGGCCAAACGCCGCCAGCAGTCCCTGGCCTGGATGTGGACCCTGCTGGAGGAGGGCCTCAAGGAGCGCTTCCACCAGCATCCGGCCGTCCAGCGCCGGCTGCCCGAGGTGATCGCCGCCGTTCAGCGGGGCGAGTGCGCGCCCACCCGGGCCGCCAGCGACCTCCTCTTTTTGCTTGACAAGGATTCGGATATATAA
- a CDS encoding NifU family protein, with the protein MEAKVKEMLAKIRPMLQADGGDVEFVAIEEGVVKVRLKGACAGCPMSQMTLKQGIEKLLKKEIPGVKSVESAD; encoded by the coding sequence ATGGAAGCCAAAGTCAAAGAGATGCTCGCCAAGATCCGCCCGATGCTGCAGGCCGACGGCGGCGACGTGGAGTTCGTGGCCATTGAGGAGGGCGTGGTCAAGGTGCGCCTCAAGGGCGCCTGCGCCGGCTGCCCCATGTCCCAGATGACCCTCAAACAGGGCATCGAAAAATTGTTGAAAAAGGAGATCCCCGGGGTTAAATCAGTGGAGTCGGCGGACTAA
- a CDS encoding pyridoxal phosphate-dependent aminotransferase encodes MTISRKVAEVLTRSSWIRKMFEEGARLKAHHGADRVFDFSLGNPNLSPPAAFRQVARAIIDQAGDHDHVYMPNAGYPFVRQRVAETVARQEKLSVTAEEIIMTCGAAGALNVIFKALLDPGDEVITPAPYFVEYTFYADNHGGVLKTVPTRADFTLDLDGLAAAITPRTRAVLINSPNNPTGQVYSAESLQALGALLETRGRELGRSLYLISDEPYRRIVFDGVTVPGIFDCCANSLIANSYSKDLSLAGERIGYVAVSPRAEFRADLVAGMTLANRILGFVNAPALMQRVVAELQDVSVDVAAYQRKRDLLCDGLAACGYDFVTPKGALYAFPRTPLADDVKFVQALQEELILTVPGSGFGRPGHFRIAFCVSDETIVNALPGFRRVMARFR; translated from the coding sequence ATGACGATTTCCAGAAAGGTGGCGGAGGTCCTGACGCGGTCCTCCTGGATCCGCAAGATGTTCGAGGAAGGCGCGCGCCTCAAGGCGCACCACGGCGCCGACCGGGTTTTCGATTTCAGCCTGGGCAACCCCAACCTCAGCCCGCCGGCCGCCTTCCGCCAGGTGGCCCGCGCCATCATCGATCAGGCCGGCGACCACGACCACGTCTACATGCCCAACGCCGGCTACCCCTTCGTGCGCCAGCGGGTGGCCGAGACCGTGGCCCGCCAGGAGAAGCTATCGGTGACCGCCGAGGAGATCATCATGACCTGCGGGGCCGCCGGCGCCTTGAACGTCATTTTCAAGGCCCTGCTGGACCCGGGGGATGAGGTCATCACCCCGGCGCCCTATTTCGTGGAGTACACCTTCTACGCCGACAACCACGGCGGCGTGCTGAAAACCGTGCCGACGCGGGCGGACTTCACCCTGGATCTGGACGGCCTCGCCGCCGCCATCACCCCCCGCACGCGCGCGGTGTTGATCAACTCGCCCAACAACCCCACCGGCCAGGTCTATTCGGCCGAAAGCCTCCAGGCCCTGGGGGCGCTGCTGGAGACCCGCGGCCGGGAGCTGGGCCGCAGCCTGTACCTGATCTCCGACGAACCCTACCGCCGCATCGTTTTTGACGGCGTCACGGTGCCGGGCATCTTCGACTGCTGCGCCAACAGCCTGATCGCCAACTCCTACTCCAAGGATCTCTCCCTGGCCGGCGAGCGCATCGGCTACGTGGCGGTCAGCCCGCGCGCCGAGTTCCGGGCGGACCTGGTGGCGGGCATGACCCTGGCCAACCGCATTTTGGGCTTTGTCAACGCCCCGGCCCTGATGCAGCGGGTGGTGGCCGAGCTGCAGGATGTCAGCGTGGATGTGGCCGCCTACCAGCGCAAGCGCGACCTGTTGTGCGACGGTCTGGCCGCCTGCGGCTACGATTTTGTCACACCCAAGGGCGCCCTTTACGCCTTTCCCCGAACCCCGCTGGCCGATGACGTGAAATTCGTGCAGGCCCTGCAGGAGGAGCTGATCCTGACGGTCCCGGGCAGCGGCTTCGGCCGCCCGGGTCATTTTCGAATCGCGTTTTGCGTCTCCGATGAGACCATCGTCAACGCCCTGCCGGGCTTCCGGCGGGTCATGGCCCGCTTCCGGTAG
- the mce gene encoding methylmalonyl-CoA epimerase, with product MKILKIDHLGIAVNSIEEGQRFWQEVLGLNFEGTETVAEQKVTTAFFPVGESEVELLMSTAPDGPVAKYIEKKGQGIQHVAFRVENIEAALEELKAKGVQLIDQTPRKGAGGAKIAFLHPKATNGVLVELCER from the coding sequence ATGAAAATTCTGAAAATCGACCACCTCGGCATCGCGGTCAACAGCATCGAGGAGGGCCAACGCTTCTGGCAGGAGGTCCTGGGCTTGAATTTCGAGGGCACCGAGACGGTCGCCGAACAGAAGGTGACCACCGCTTTTTTCCCGGTGGGGGAAAGCGAAGTCGAACTGCTGATGTCCACCGCCCCCGACGGGCCGGTGGCCAAATACATCGAAAAGAAGGGCCAGGGCATCCAGCACGTGGCCTTTCGGGTGGAGAACATCGAGGCGGCCCTGGAAGAGCTCAAGGCCAAGGGCGTCCAGCTGATCGATCAGACCCCCCGCAAGGGGGCCGGCGGGGCCAAAATCGCCTTTCTGCACCCCAAGGCCACCAACGGGGTCCTGGTCGAGCTCTGCGAACGGTAG